A stretch of Aphelocoma coerulescens isolate FSJ_1873_10779 chromosome 1A, UR_Acoe_1.0, whole genome shotgun sequence DNA encodes these proteins:
- the UBE2N gene encoding ubiquitin-conjugating enzyme E2 N, with the protein MAGLPRRIIKETQRLLAEPVPGIKAEPDESNARYFHVVIAGPQDSPFEGGTFKLELFLPEEYPMAAPKVRFMTKIYHPNVDKLGRICLDILKDKWSPALQIRTVLLSIQALLSAPNPDDPLANDVAEQWKTNEAQAIETARAWTRLYAMNNI; encoded by the exons ATGGCCGGGCTGCCCCGTAGGATCATCAAG GAAACCCAGCGCTTGCTGGCAGAGCCAGTCCCTGGGATAAAAGCGGAGCCAGATGAAAGCAACGCACGCTATTTTCATGTGGTCATTGCAGGTCCACAGGATTCCCCCTTTGAGGGTGGGACATTTAAACTTGAACTATTCCTTCCAGAAGAATATCCAATGGCAGCTCCTAAAGTACGTTTCATGACCAAAATTTACCATCCTAATGTAGACAAGCTGGGAAGAATATGTTTAGATATTTTGAAAG ATAAATGGTCCCCAGCTTTGCAGATTCGTACAGTTCTGCTATCAATCCAGGCTTTGTTAAGTGCTCCCAATCCAGATGATCCACTAGCAAATGATGTAGCTGAGCAATGGAAGACCAATGAAGCCCAAGCCATAGAAACAG cCAGAGCATGGACTAGGCTATATGCCATGAATAATATTTAA